From Scomber scombrus chromosome 21, fScoSco1.1, whole genome shotgun sequence, one genomic window encodes:
- the LOC134003741 gene encoding ATP-dependent RNA helicase DHX8 isoform X1 — MAEGGVDELSQLEYLSLVSKVCTELDNHLGISDKDLAEFVISLAEKEPSFDGFKALLLQNGAEFTDSLVGNLLRLIQTMRPPSKGSTSKAVYEDVVKPKSEKEKLKELFPALCRANDPAPKKLLDEDDVKVAADAMKELEMFMPSVSVPETKPSKSRSEKSRRHSRSRSRSREKDRHRDRDRDRDRDRDRDRDRDRKRRHRSRSKSRSRSRDRDRHRERDRDRDHGKRRDKSSRWTERSPSPRKDQEKDKDKERDSDRWKDKHVDRPPPEEPSVGDIYNGKVTSIMQFGCFVQLEGLRKRWEGLVHISELRREGRVANVADVVSKGQRVKIKVLSFTGSKTSLSMKDVDQETGEDLNPNRRRNVGPDGGEEITMRNPDRPSNLNLGNAPEMEQDDTLERKRLTKISDPEKWEIKQMIAANVLSKEEFPDFDDETGILPKVDDEEDEDLEIELVEEEPPFLRGHTKQSMDMSPVKIVKNPDGSLSQAAMMQSALAKERRELKQAAREAEMDSIPMGLNKHWVDPLPDADGRQIAANMRGIGMMPNDIPEWKKHAFGGNKASYGKKTQMSILEQRESLPIYKLKEQLIQAVHDNQILIVIGETGSGKTTQITQYLAEAGYTTRGKIGCTQPRRVAAMSVAKRVSEEYGCCLGQEVGYTIRFEDCTSPETVIKYMTDGMLLRECLIDSELGQYAIIMLDEAHERTIHTDVLFGLLKKTVMKRTDMKLIVTSATLDAVKFSQYFYEAPIFTIPGRTYPVEVLYTKEPETDYLDASLITVMQIHLTEPPGDVLVFLTGQEEIDTACEILYERMKSLGPDVPELIILPVYSALPSEMQTRIFDPAPPGSRKVVIATNIAETSLTIDGIYYVVDPGFVKQKVYNSKTGIDQLVVTPISQAQAKQRAGRAGRTGPGKCYRLYTERAYRDEMLTTNVPEIQRTNLASTVLSLKAMGINDLLSFDFMDAPPMETLITAMEQLYTLGALDDEGLLTRLGRRMAEFPLEPMLCKMLIMSVHLGCSEEMLTIVSMLSVQNVFYRPKDKQALADQKKAKFHQPEGDHLTLLAVYNSWKNNKFSNPWCYENFIQARSLRRAQDIRKQMLGIMDRHKLDVVSCGKATVRVQKAICSGFFRNAAKKDPQEGYRTLIDQQVVYIHPSSALFNRQPEWVVYHELVLTTKEYMREVTTIDPRWLVEFSPTFFKVSDPTRLSKQKKQQRLEPLYNRYEEPNAWRISRAFRRR; from the exons ATGGCAGAGGGCGGCGTGGATGAGCTTTCACAGCTTGAATACCTGTCTCTGGTGTCCAAGGTGTGCACGGAGCTTGACAACCATCTGGGAATAAGTGACAAAGATCTag CTGAATTTGTCATCAGTCTCGCTGAAAAAGAGCCGTCCTTTGATGGATTTAAAGCTCTTTTGCTGCAAAATGGAGCCGAATTCACA gATTCTCTCGTCGGTAATTTGCTCAGACTCATTCAGACTATGCGACCCCCATCCAAGGGTTCTACAAGTAAAG CAGTATATGAAGATGTGGTCAAGCCGaagtcagaaaaagaaaagttgaaggAGTTGTTTCCTGCGCTGTGTCGGGCAAATGATCCGGCACCAAAG AAACTACTCGACGAAGATGACGTGAAAGTAGCAGCTGATGCCATGAAAGAGCTGGAGATGTTCATGCCCAGTGTCAGCGTGCCAGAAACGAAACCCAGCAAGAGCAG GTCAGAAAAGAGCAGACGTCACAGCCGCAGTCgcagcagaagcagagaaaAGGACAGACACAGGgatagagatagagacagagatcgggacagagacagagaccgTGACAGGGACAGGAAGAGGCGTCATCGCTCTCGCTCTAAATCCAGGTCTCGCTCCAGAGACCGCGATcgtcacagagagagagaccgagaCAGAGACCACGGCAAACGAAGGGATAAATCTTCCCGTTGGACCGAACGCTCGCCGAGCCCCAGAAAGGAccaagaaaaagacaaagacaaagaaagagactcTGACCGCTGGAAGGACAAACACGTGGACCGCCCTCCGCCAGAGGAGCCGTCTGTCGGTGACATCTATAACGGCAAAGTGACCAGCATCATGCAGTTTGGATGCTTCGTTCAGCTGGAGGGACTGAG GAAACGATGGGAGGGTTTGGTACATATTTCAGAGCTGCGTAGAGAGGGCCGCGTGGCCAACGTTGCCGATGTGGTCAGCAAGGGCCAAAGAGTCAAGATCAAAGTGCTTTCATTCACCGGCTCCAAGACCAGCCTCAGCATGAAG GATGTGGACCAGGAGACGGGAGAAGATCTAAACCCCAACAGGAGGAGGAACGTAGGCCCTGATGGAGGGGAGGAGATAACCATGAGGAACCCCGACCGGCCGAGCAACCTGAACCTGGGCAACGCCCCCGAGATGGAGCAGGATGACACACTGGAGCGCAAGAGGCTCACCAAAATTTCTGATCCGGAGAAATGGGAAATCAAACAG ATGATCGCTGCCAACGTTTTGTCCAAGGAGGAGTTCCCTGATTTCGACGATGAGACAGGAATCCTTCCTAAAGTTGATGATGAAGAGG ACGAAGACTTGGAAATTGAGCTTGTTGAAGAGGAGCCGCCTTTCCTGAGGGGACACACCAAACAAAGCATGGACATGAGCCCTGTAAAGATTGTCAAG AATCCAGATGGCTCTTTGTCCCAGGCGGCCATGATGCAGAGCGCTCTGGCGAAGGAGCGGCGAGAGCTGAAGCAGGCGGCACGCGAGGCAGAAATGGACTCCATCCCCATGGGGCTAAACAAACACTGGGTCGACCCGCTGCCAGACG CTGATGGTCGCCAAATTGCAGCCAACATGAGAGGCATCGGCATGATGCCCAATGACATTCCCGAGTGGAAGAAGCACGCTTTTGGGGGCAACAAGGCCTCCTACGGAAAGAAGACCCAGATGTCTATTCTGGAGCAGAGGGAGAGTCTGCCCATCTACAAGCTGAAGGAGCAGCTCATTCAG GCTGTTCATGACAACCAGATTCTGATCGTCATTGGAGAAACCGGGTCCGGTAAGACCACGCAGATCACTCAGTACCTGGCAGAGGCCGGTTACACCACCCGAGGAAAGATCGGCTGCACTCAGCCTCGTCGTGTGGCCGCCATGTCCGTGGCCAAGAGAGTCTCTGAGGAGTACGGTTGCTGTTTGGGACAAGAG gtgggtTACACCATCCGTTTTGAGGACTGCACCAGCCCTGAGACGGTTATCAAGTACATGACAGACGGTATGCTGTTGAGAGAGTGTCTCATCGACTCTGAGCTGGGTCAGTACGCCATCATCATGTTGGACGAAGCTCACGAGAGGACCATCCACACTGACGTCCTCTTTGGTCTGCTCAAGAAG ACTGTAATGAAACGCACAGACATGAAGCTGATCGTAACGTCGGCTACGCTGGACGCCGTTAAGTTCTCTCAGTATTTCTACGAAGCTCCCATCTTCACCATCCCCGGTAGAACGTATCCAGTCGAGGTTCTCTACACCAAAGAGCCTGAGACGGACTACCTGGATGCCAGTCTCATCACTGTCATGCAGATCCATCTGACCGAACCTCCAG GTGACGTCCTGGTCTTCTTGACTGGACAGGAAGAGATCGACACAGCCTGTGAGATCCTCTATGAGCGAATGAAGTCTCTGGGTCCAGATGTTCCTGAACTGATCATCCTGCCGGTCTACTCTGCTCTGCCCAGTGAGATGCAGACCAGAATCTTTGACCCTGCACCCCCAGGCAGCAGAAAG gtggTCATTGCTACAAACATTGCAGAGACGTCTCTGACCATCGATGGAATCTACTATGTAGTAGATCCTGGCTTCGTCAAGCAGAAAGTTTACAACTCTAAGACAGGCATTGACCAGCTGGTGGTGACCCCCATCTCACAG GCTCAGGCCAAGCAGAGGGCAGGTCGAGCCGGCAGAACAGGCCCGGGGAAATGTTACAGGCTCTACACAGAGAGAGCTTACAGAGACGAGATGCTGACCACCAACGTGCCTGAGATCCAGAGAACCAACTTGGCCAGCACTGTGCTGTCTCTGAAG GCCATGGGCATCAATGACCTCCTGTCTTTTGACTTCATGGACGCTCCTCCGATGGAGACTCTGATCACAGCCATGGAGCAGCTCTACACTCTGGGAGCTCTGGACGACGAGGGCTTACTCACCCGGCTGGGTAGAAGG ATGGCTGAGTTCCCTCTGGAGCCCATGTTGTGTAAGATGTTGATCATGTCCGTCCATCTGGGCTGCAGTGAAGAGATGCTCACCATCGTGTCCATGCTGTCTGTGCAGAACGTCTTCTACAGGCCAAAG GATAAGCAGGCGTTGGCTGACCAGAAGAAAGCAAAGTTCCATCAACCTGAAGGTGACCATCTCACGCTGCTGGCCGTCTACAACTCCTGGAAGAACAACAAGTTCTCCAACCCCTGGTGTTACGAGAACTTCATCCAGGCTCGCTCCCTGCGTAGAGCCCAGGACATCCGCAAACAGATGTTGGGTATCATGGACAG gCATAAACTGGATGTGGTGTCTTGTGGCAAAGCAACAGTTCGTGTCCAGAAAGCCATCTGCAGTGGTTTCTTCAGGAACGCTGCCAAAAAGGATCCTCAGGAAGGCTACCGAACCCTCATAGACCAGCAAGTTGTCTACATCCATCCCTCCAGCGCTCTGTTTAACCGTCAACCTGAGTG GGTTGTGTACCACGAGTTGGTGCTGACCACCAAGGAGTACATGAGAGAGGTGACCACCATCGACCCTCGCTGGCTGGTGGAGTTTTCACCAACCTTCTTCAAAGTGTCCGACCCAACGCGTCTCAGCaagcagaagaaacaacagCGTCTGGAGCCGCTCTACAACCGCTACGAAGAACCCAACGCCTGGAGAATCTCTCGTGCTTTCAGACGGCGCTGA
- the LOC134003742 gene encoding ATP-dependent RNA helicase DHX8-like gives MAALDEIQRLEYLSLVSKVCTELENHLGISEKDLAEFIISLAEKHPTFAQFKAVLTENGADFTDTLIGNLLRLIQTMRPSPSTSKASQQEVKPKSEKDKMKEKYPALCKPDAPAWKIPPQHTDKDDEQVAAAAMKELEMLMPNVCGTSSDYRSGDRGRDPNRESGHQRNRSRSRSREREGEPNPKRRRKRPSRWSDRPPSPPVPPVDVSSSSNNINNINNININININNNINKEETESDRFHDRLADRPLSDQPVVGTVYIGKISSIMQFGCFVQLEGLRKRWEGLVHISELRKEGRIANVADVVTKGQKVKVKVLSFTGTKASLSMKDVDQDTGEDLNPNRRRNLDTGVGDEAMRNPDRPVEASILEIEENTTERKRLAKITDLEKWEIKQMIAANVLPKEEFPEFDEETGILPNINEDEDEEIEVDLVEEEPPFLRGQTKWTMNLSPVKIVKNPDGSLSQAAMMQSALAKERREIKQAVRAAEMDSIPTGLNKHWIDPMPDFDGRQIAANMRGIGAMPIDLPEWKRYAFGGNQVSYGQKTELSILQQRESLPIFKLKEQLIQAIHDNQIMIVVGETGSGKTTQITQYLAEAGYTARGKIGCTQPRRVAAMSVAKRVSEEYGCRLGQEVGYTIRFEDCTSTETVIKYMTHGMLQRECLVDSDMSQYSIIMLDEAHERTIHTDVLFGLLKKTILKRKDMKLIVSSATLDAVKFSQYFFEAPIFTIPGRTFPVEILYTKEPETDYLDASLITVMQIHLSEPPGDVLVFLTGQEEIDTACEILYERMKSLGPDLPELIILPVYSALPSEMQTRIFDPAPPGSRKVIIATNIAETSLTIDGIYYVVDPGFVKQIVYNSKTGIDQLVVTPISQAQAKQRAGRAGRTGPGKCYRLYTERAYRDEMLTTNVPEIQRTNLASTVLSLKAMGINDLLAFDFMDAPPMETMITAMEQLYTLGALDDEGLLTRLGRRMAEFPLEPMLCKMLIMSVHLGCSEEMLTIVSMLSVQNIFYRPKDKQAQADQRKAKFFQLEGDHLTLLAVYNSWKNNKFSNPWCFENFIQARSLKRAQDIRKQMLSIMDRHKLDVVSCGKASMRVQKAICSGFFRNAARKHPQDGYRTLIDQQVVYLHPSSTLFNRQPEWLVYHELVLTTKEYMREVTTIDPRWLVEFAPAFYRVGDPTRLSRQKRQQKLEPLYNRYEEANAWRISRAFRRR, from the exons atgGCTGCTTTAGACGAAATACAACGCCTGGAGTATTTATCTCTGGTATCTAAGGTGTGCACGGAGTTGGAAAATCATCTGGGAATAAGCGAGAAAGATCTAG CTGAATTTATCATCAGCTTGGCAGAAAAACATCCAACATTTGCTCAGTTTAAAGCTGTCCTGACAGAAAATGGAGCAGATTTTACA GATACTCTCATTGGTAATTTACTCCGACTTATTCAAACTATGCGACCATCACCTTCCACCAGTAAAG CATCCCAGCAGGAAGTTAAACCAAAGAGTGAGAAGGATaagatgaaagagaaatatCCAGCTTTATGTAAACCAGATGCACCTGCGTGGAAG ATTCCACCTCAACACACTGATAAAGATGACGAGCAGGTTGCTGCAGCAGCCATGAAGGAGTTGGAGATGCTCATGCCAAACGTGTGTGGGACAAGCTCTGATTACAG GTCAGGTGACAGAGGCCGAGACCCAAACAGAGAGAGCGGACATCAGCGAAATCGTTCACGCTCCCGATCGAGAGAACGGGAAGGAGAACCAAACCCCAAGCGCAGGAGGAAACGGCCGTCTCGATGGAGCGATCGACCTCCGAGCCCACCTGTCCCACCTGTAGacgtcagcagcagcagcaacaacatcaacaacatcaacaacatcaacatcaacatcaacatcaacaacaacatcaacaaggAGGAAACAGAATCAGACCGCTTCCATGACAGACTTGCAGATCGGCCGCTGTCAGACCAGCCTGTTGTGGGAACCGTCTACATCGGCAAAATTAGTAGTATTATGCAGTTTGGCTGTTTTGTGCAGCTGGAGGGCCTCAG GAAACGCTGGGAGGGTCTAGTTCACATCTCAGAGTTACGCAAAGAAGGTCGCATAGCAAACGTAGCTGATGTCGTCACCAAAGGTCAAAAAGTAAAAGTCAAGGTGCTCTCATTCACCGGAACCAAGGCCAGCCTGAGCATGAAG GATGTAGATCAGGACACAGGGGAGGACCTGAACCCCAACCGGAGGAGGAACCTGGACACCGGAGTCGGAGACGAAGCGATGAGGAACCCCGACCGTCCCGTTGAAGCCAGCATCCTCGAAATAGAAGAAAACACAACGGAGCGTAAAAGGCTCGCCAAGATAACTGACCTGGAGAAATGGGAGATAAAACAG atgaTTGCCGCCAACGTTCTTCCTAAAGAAGAATTCCCAGAATTTGACGAGGAGACGGGAATCCTTCCCAACATAAACGAAGATGAAG ATGAGGAGATAGAGGTAGATCTGGTTGAAGAGGAGCCACCATTCCTGAGAGGACAGACTAAGTGGACCATGAACTTGAGCCCAGTCAAAATAGTAAAG AACCCAGACGGCTCCCTTTCCCAAGCCGCCATGATGCAGAGCGCTTTGGCAAAGGAGAGGCGAGAGATCAAGCAGGCGGTTCGCGCGGCAGAGATGGACTCTATCCCTACTGGTCTCAACAAGCACTGGATTGACCCCATGCCTGACT TTGATGGAAGACAGATCGCTGCCAACATGAGAGGCATCGGCGCGATGCCTATTGATCTTCCCGAGTGGAAAAGATACGCCTTCGGAGGGAACCAGGTGTCGTATGGCCAGAAGACAGAACTCTCaatcctgcagcagagagagagcctGCCTATTTTTAAACTGAAGGAACAGCTCATTCAG gctATCCACGATAATCAGATCATGATTGTAGTTGGAGAAACCGGTTCCGGTAAGACGACGCAGATCACTCAGTACCTGGCAGAGGCCGGTTACACCGCCCGGGGGAAGATCGGTTGTACGCAGCCTCGTCGTGTGGCCGCCATGTCTGTGGCTAAGAGAGTCTCTGAGGAGTACGGTTGCCGTCTAGGCCAAGAG GTGGGTTACACCATTCGTTTTGAGGACTGCACCAGTACAGAGACGGTAATCAAGTACATGACCCATGGCATGCTGCAGAGGGAGTGTCTGGTGGACTCTGATATGAGTCAATATTCCATCATCATGCTGGACGAAGCCCACGAGAGAACAATCCACACTGATGTGCTGTTTGGTCTGCTCAAGAAG aCGATACTGAAACGTAAAGACATGAAGCTGATCGTGTCCTCGGCGACGCTCGACGCTGTCAAGTTCTCCCAGTATTTCTTTGAAGCTCCCATCTTCACCATCCCAGGAAGAACTTTCCCAGTAGAGATTCTCTACACCAAAGAGCCGGAGACAGACTATCTGGATGCCAGTCTCATCACTGTCATGCAGATCCATCTGTCTGAGCCTCCAG GTGACGTCTTGGTGTTTCTGACCGGACAGGAAGAGATCGACACCGCTTGTGAGATCCTGTACGAGAGAATGAAGTCTTTGGGGCCTGATCTTCCTGAACTGATCATCCTGCCGGTCTACTCTGCTCTGCCCAGTGAGATGCAGACGAGGATATTCGACCCTGCACCTCCAGGCAGCAGAAAG GTCATCATTGCCACCAACATTGCCGAGACATCTCTGACTATTGATGGCATCTACTACGTGGTGGATCCCGGCTTTGTTAAGCAGATTGTGTATAATTCCAAAACTGGCATTGATCAGCTTGTGGTGACTCCCATATCACAg GCTCAGGCCAAGCAGAGGGCAGGTCGAGCCGGCAGAACAGGCCCGGGGAAATGTTACAGGCTCTACACAGAGAGAGCTTACAGAGACGAGATGCTGACCACCAACGTGCCTGAGATCCAGAGAACCAACTTGGCCAGCACCGTGCTGTCTCTGAAG GCCATGGGCATCAATGACCTCCTGGCATTTGACTTCATGGACGCTCCTCCGATGGAGACTATGATCACAGCCATGGAGCAGCTCTACACTCTGGGAGCTCTGGATGATGAAGGCTTACTCACACGGCTTGGTAGAAGG ATGGCTGAGTTCCCTCTGGAGCCCATGTTGTGCAAGATGTTGATCATGTCCGTCCATCTGGGCTGCAGTGAAGAGATGCTCACCATCGTGTCCATGTTGTCTGTGCAGAACATCTTCTACAGACCAAAG GACAAACAGGCCCAGGCCGACCAGAGAAAGGCAAAGTTCTTCCAGCTCGAGGGAGACCATCTCACTCTGCTGGCCGTCTACAACTCCTGGAAGAACAACAAGTTCTCCAACCCCTGGTGTTTTGAGAACTTCATCCAGGCTCGCTCCTTAAAGAGAGCGCAGGACATCCGCAAGCAGATGTTGAGCATCATGGACAG GCACAAGTTGGACGTGGTATCTTGCGGGAAAGCTTCGATGCGGGTCCAGAAAGCTATTTGCAGCGGTTTCTTCAGGAACGCTGCCAGGAAACACCCTCAGGATGGTTACCGTACCCTGATTGACCAGCAGGTGGTGTACCTCCACCCCTCCAGCACGCTCTTTAACCGCCAACCAGAATG GCTTGTGTACCACGAGTTGGTTCTGACCACTAAGGAGTACATGCGTGAGGTGACCACCATCGACCCTCGCTGGCTGGTGGAGTTTGCTCCAGCTTTCTACAGAGTGGGCGACCCCACGCGCCTCAGCCGGCAGAAGAGGCAGCAGAAGCTCGAACCTCTCTACAACCGTTACGAGGAAGCCAACGCCTGGAGAATCTCTCGAGCGTTCAGGCGACGCTGA
- the LOC134003741 gene encoding ATP-dependent RNA helicase DHX8 isoform X2 encodes MAEGGVDELSQLEYLSLVSKVCTELDNHLGISDKDLAEFVISLAEKEPSFDGFKALLLQNGAEFTDSLVGNLLRLIQTMRPPSKGSTSKVYEDVVKPKSEKEKLKELFPALCRANDPAPKKLLDEDDVKVAADAMKELEMFMPSVSVPETKPSKSRSEKSRRHSRSRSRSREKDRHRDRDRDRDRDRDRDRDRDRKRRHRSRSKSRSRSRDRDRHRERDRDRDHGKRRDKSSRWTERSPSPRKDQEKDKDKERDSDRWKDKHVDRPPPEEPSVGDIYNGKVTSIMQFGCFVQLEGLRKRWEGLVHISELRREGRVANVADVVSKGQRVKIKVLSFTGSKTSLSMKDVDQETGEDLNPNRRRNVGPDGGEEITMRNPDRPSNLNLGNAPEMEQDDTLERKRLTKISDPEKWEIKQMIAANVLSKEEFPDFDDETGILPKVDDEEDEDLEIELVEEEPPFLRGHTKQSMDMSPVKIVKNPDGSLSQAAMMQSALAKERRELKQAAREAEMDSIPMGLNKHWVDPLPDADGRQIAANMRGIGMMPNDIPEWKKHAFGGNKASYGKKTQMSILEQRESLPIYKLKEQLIQAVHDNQILIVIGETGSGKTTQITQYLAEAGYTTRGKIGCTQPRRVAAMSVAKRVSEEYGCCLGQEVGYTIRFEDCTSPETVIKYMTDGMLLRECLIDSELGQYAIIMLDEAHERTIHTDVLFGLLKKTVMKRTDMKLIVTSATLDAVKFSQYFYEAPIFTIPGRTYPVEVLYTKEPETDYLDASLITVMQIHLTEPPGDVLVFLTGQEEIDTACEILYERMKSLGPDVPELIILPVYSALPSEMQTRIFDPAPPGSRKVVIATNIAETSLTIDGIYYVVDPGFVKQKVYNSKTGIDQLVVTPISQAQAKQRAGRAGRTGPGKCYRLYTERAYRDEMLTTNVPEIQRTNLASTVLSLKAMGINDLLSFDFMDAPPMETLITAMEQLYTLGALDDEGLLTRLGRRMAEFPLEPMLCKMLIMSVHLGCSEEMLTIVSMLSVQNVFYRPKDKQALADQKKAKFHQPEGDHLTLLAVYNSWKNNKFSNPWCYENFIQARSLRRAQDIRKQMLGIMDRHKLDVVSCGKATVRVQKAICSGFFRNAAKKDPQEGYRTLIDQQVVYIHPSSALFNRQPEWVVYHELVLTTKEYMREVTTIDPRWLVEFSPTFFKVSDPTRLSKQKKQQRLEPLYNRYEEPNAWRISRAFRRR; translated from the exons ATGGCAGAGGGCGGCGTGGATGAGCTTTCACAGCTTGAATACCTGTCTCTGGTGTCCAAGGTGTGCACGGAGCTTGACAACCATCTGGGAATAAGTGACAAAGATCTag CTGAATTTGTCATCAGTCTCGCTGAAAAAGAGCCGTCCTTTGATGGATTTAAAGCTCTTTTGCTGCAAAATGGAGCCGAATTCACA gATTCTCTCGTCGGTAATTTGCTCAGACTCATTCAGACTATGCGACCCCCATCCAAGGGTTCTACAAGTAAAG TATATGAAGATGTGGTCAAGCCGaagtcagaaaaagaaaagttgaaggAGTTGTTTCCTGCGCTGTGTCGGGCAAATGATCCGGCACCAAAG AAACTACTCGACGAAGATGACGTGAAAGTAGCAGCTGATGCCATGAAAGAGCTGGAGATGTTCATGCCCAGTGTCAGCGTGCCAGAAACGAAACCCAGCAAGAGCAG GTCAGAAAAGAGCAGACGTCACAGCCGCAGTCgcagcagaagcagagaaaAGGACAGACACAGGgatagagatagagacagagatcgggacagagacagagaccgTGACAGGGACAGGAAGAGGCGTCATCGCTCTCGCTCTAAATCCAGGTCTCGCTCCAGAGACCGCGATcgtcacagagagagagaccgagaCAGAGACCACGGCAAACGAAGGGATAAATCTTCCCGTTGGACCGAACGCTCGCCGAGCCCCAGAAAGGAccaagaaaaagacaaagacaaagaaagagactcTGACCGCTGGAAGGACAAACACGTGGACCGCCCTCCGCCAGAGGAGCCGTCTGTCGGTGACATCTATAACGGCAAAGTGACCAGCATCATGCAGTTTGGATGCTTCGTTCAGCTGGAGGGACTGAG GAAACGATGGGAGGGTTTGGTACATATTTCAGAGCTGCGTAGAGAGGGCCGCGTGGCCAACGTTGCCGATGTGGTCAGCAAGGGCCAAAGAGTCAAGATCAAAGTGCTTTCATTCACCGGCTCCAAGACCAGCCTCAGCATGAAG GATGTGGACCAGGAGACGGGAGAAGATCTAAACCCCAACAGGAGGAGGAACGTAGGCCCTGATGGAGGGGAGGAGATAACCATGAGGAACCCCGACCGGCCGAGCAACCTGAACCTGGGCAACGCCCCCGAGATGGAGCAGGATGACACACTGGAGCGCAAGAGGCTCACCAAAATTTCTGATCCGGAGAAATGGGAAATCAAACAG ATGATCGCTGCCAACGTTTTGTCCAAGGAGGAGTTCCCTGATTTCGACGATGAGACAGGAATCCTTCCTAAAGTTGATGATGAAGAGG ACGAAGACTTGGAAATTGAGCTTGTTGAAGAGGAGCCGCCTTTCCTGAGGGGACACACCAAACAAAGCATGGACATGAGCCCTGTAAAGATTGTCAAG AATCCAGATGGCTCTTTGTCCCAGGCGGCCATGATGCAGAGCGCTCTGGCGAAGGAGCGGCGAGAGCTGAAGCAGGCGGCACGCGAGGCAGAAATGGACTCCATCCCCATGGGGCTAAACAAACACTGGGTCGACCCGCTGCCAGACG CTGATGGTCGCCAAATTGCAGCCAACATGAGAGGCATCGGCATGATGCCCAATGACATTCCCGAGTGGAAGAAGCACGCTTTTGGGGGCAACAAGGCCTCCTACGGAAAGAAGACCCAGATGTCTATTCTGGAGCAGAGGGAGAGTCTGCCCATCTACAAGCTGAAGGAGCAGCTCATTCAG GCTGTTCATGACAACCAGATTCTGATCGTCATTGGAGAAACCGGGTCCGGTAAGACCACGCAGATCACTCAGTACCTGGCAGAGGCCGGTTACACCACCCGAGGAAAGATCGGCTGCACTCAGCCTCGTCGTGTGGCCGCCATGTCCGTGGCCAAGAGAGTCTCTGAGGAGTACGGTTGCTGTTTGGGACAAGAG gtgggtTACACCATCCGTTTTGAGGACTGCACCAGCCCTGAGACGGTTATCAAGTACATGACAGACGGTATGCTGTTGAGAGAGTGTCTCATCGACTCTGAGCTGGGTCAGTACGCCATCATCATGTTGGACGAAGCTCACGAGAGGACCATCCACACTGACGTCCTCTTTGGTCTGCTCAAGAAG ACTGTAATGAAACGCACAGACATGAAGCTGATCGTAACGTCGGCTACGCTGGACGCCGTTAAGTTCTCTCAGTATTTCTACGAAGCTCCCATCTTCACCATCCCCGGTAGAACGTATCCAGTCGAGGTTCTCTACACCAAAGAGCCTGAGACGGACTACCTGGATGCCAGTCTCATCACTGTCATGCAGATCCATCTGACCGAACCTCCAG GTGACGTCCTGGTCTTCTTGACTGGACAGGAAGAGATCGACACAGCCTGTGAGATCCTCTATGAGCGAATGAAGTCTCTGGGTCCAGATGTTCCTGAACTGATCATCCTGCCGGTCTACTCTGCTCTGCCCAGTGAGATGCAGACCAGAATCTTTGACCCTGCACCCCCAGGCAGCAGAAAG gtggTCATTGCTACAAACATTGCAGAGACGTCTCTGACCATCGATGGAATCTACTATGTAGTAGATCCTGGCTTCGTCAAGCAGAAAGTTTACAACTCTAAGACAGGCATTGACCAGCTGGTGGTGACCCCCATCTCACAG GCTCAGGCCAAGCAGAGGGCAGGTCGAGCCGGCAGAACAGGCCCGGGGAAATGTTACAGGCTCTACACAGAGAGAGCTTACAGAGACGAGATGCTGACCACCAACGTGCCTGAGATCCAGAGAACCAACTTGGCCAGCACTGTGCTGTCTCTGAAG GCCATGGGCATCAATGACCTCCTGTCTTTTGACTTCATGGACGCTCCTCCGATGGAGACTCTGATCACAGCCATGGAGCAGCTCTACACTCTGGGAGCTCTGGACGACGAGGGCTTACTCACCCGGCTGGGTAGAAGG ATGGCTGAGTTCCCTCTGGAGCCCATGTTGTGTAAGATGTTGATCATGTCCGTCCATCTGGGCTGCAGTGAAGAGATGCTCACCATCGTGTCCATGCTGTCTGTGCAGAACGTCTTCTACAGGCCAAAG GATAAGCAGGCGTTGGCTGACCAGAAGAAAGCAAAGTTCCATCAACCTGAAGGTGACCATCTCACGCTGCTGGCCGTCTACAACTCCTGGAAGAACAACAAGTTCTCCAACCCCTGGTGTTACGAGAACTTCATCCAGGCTCGCTCCCTGCGTAGAGCCCAGGACATCCGCAAACAGATGTTGGGTATCATGGACAG gCATAAACTGGATGTGGTGTCTTGTGGCAAAGCAACAGTTCGTGTCCAGAAAGCCATCTGCAGTGGTTTCTTCAGGAACGCTGCCAAAAAGGATCCTCAGGAAGGCTACCGAACCCTCATAGACCAGCAAGTTGTCTACATCCATCCCTCCAGCGCTCTGTTTAACCGTCAACCTGAGTG GGTTGTGTACCACGAGTTGGTGCTGACCACCAAGGAGTACATGAGAGAGGTGACCACCATCGACCCTCGCTGGCTGGTGGAGTTTTCACCAACCTTCTTCAAAGTGTCCGACCCAACGCGTCTCAGCaagcagaagaaacaacagCGTCTGGAGCCGCTCTACAACCGCTACGAAGAACCCAACGCCTGGAGAATCTCTCGTGCTTTCAGACGGCGCTGA